The following nucleotide sequence is from Sphingomonas swuensis.
CGGCGAACTGGCGCTGGAGCTCGCCGGACTGGTGCTTCTTGGCGTCGGCGTGGCGCAGCTCGTCAATGCCTATAAGGCGAAGTTCCTCCAGCATCTCGAGCCGCAGGTCGCAAGCCAGCCGTGGGCGCGGTGGAGCGGCCAGGCCGGCTATGCCGCGCGCGGGCTGGTGTTCCTGATCAGCGGCACCTTCCTCGTCGCCGCCGGCTTCAAGGAACGCGCGAGCGAGGCGGGCGGAATGGCCGAGGCGCTGGCCTGGCTGACTTCGCCGTGGGACGTGCTGGTCGCCATCGGGCTGCTCCTGTTCGGGGTCTACAGCCTGATCGAGGCACGCTATCGGGTGCTCCAGGACGTGCCCGTCGACGGCATGGCCGCAAAGGCTCGCTCCAAGCTTCCGATCTGAGCTAAATGCCGGAAATAAGCGGAAAAGCTTGCCTCGACGACGCCGTGAACATATAACGAACGAATGGCGCAGCTCGACACTCGCGAGAAGCTTGGGATCCTCGCGGACGCGGCGAAATATGATGCGAGTTGCGCGTCGTCGGGCACCTCCAAGCGCAACAGCGTCGGCGGAAAGGGCATCGGCTCGACCGAAGGCATGGGGATCTGCCACGCCTATGCGCCCGACGGTCGCTGCATCAGCCTGCTCAAGATCCTGCTGACCAACAGCTGCATCTTCGATTGCCATTATTGCATCAACCGCAAGAGCTCGAACGTGCGGCGGGCGCGGTTCACGGCGCAGGAAGTGGTGAACCTCACCCTCGCCTTCTACAAGCGCAACTATATCGAGGGACTGTTCCTCTCCTCGGGGATCATCGCTTCGTCCAACTACACGATGGAGCAATTGGTCGAGGTCGCGCGCAGCCTTCGCGAGGACCATGACTTCCGTGGCTACATCCACCTCAAGACCATCCCCGATGCCGATCCCGAGCTGGTGCAGAAGGCCGGGCTCTACGCGGACCGCGTGTCGATCAACGTCGAGCTTCCGACCGCGCCCGGGCTGAAGCGGCTCGCCCCCGAGAAGAGCGTCGGCCAGATCGAGGGCGCGATGGCCGGCATGAAGGGCGCGATCGAGGACGGGCGCGACGCCAAGAAGAAGTACAAGTCGGCGCCGAGCTTCGCGCCGGCCGGGCAGTCGACCCAGATGATCGTCGGGGCGGACGCGGCGACCGACAGCGACATCGTCGCCAAGGCGAGCACGCTCTACGACCGCTTCAGCCTTCGCCGGGTCTATTATTCGGCCTTCTCGCCGATCCCCGATGCGAGTGCGGTGCTGCCCTTGCAACGTCCGCCCCTGATGCGGGAGCACCGCCTCTACCAGTCCGACTGGCTGATGCGCTTCTATGGGTTCAAGCCCGATGAGGTGGTGAGCGCGGCGGGCGATGACGGAATGCTGCCGCTCGACATCGACCCCAAGCTCGCCTGGGCACTCAAGTTTCGCGAATACTTCCCGGTCGACGTCAACAAGGCGACGAAGGAGCAGTTGCTGCGGGTGCCAGGGCTCGGGACCAAGGCCGTGTCGCGAATCCTGAGCTCGCGTCGCTTCCGCACGTTCACCCTCGACGACGTGGCTCGGCTGACGGTGAGCGTCGCCAAGATCCGGCCTTTCATCGTGACCAGCGACTGGCGCCCGACGCTGCTGACCGACAAGGCCGACCTCAAGCGCTGGATCAAGCCCGAGAAGAGCCAGATGGAGCTGTTCGCCGCATGAGCGACGCCAACGGGCGGTGCGGCAATCCCGCCGACCTGTTCGACCGGCGCCACGGAGTGAGCGGCAGTGCGGGCGTGCTGCTGCCCGACGGGCCGCAGATCGACCCGCTCAAGATCACCCTCGACCAGCCCGACGATTTCGACGGCTGGCGCGAGGCGGCGCGCGAGCTGGTCATGGCCGGCGTGCCGCCCATGGGCGTGGTTTGGCAGGTCGCTGGCGAGGACGGCGAGCTGTTCGGAAGCGAGGGCGCGGCGCCGCCTTCTTCGGGCCAGCCGATGTTCTCGGTGCCCAAGCCGTTCATCGACATGGCCAAGGCGGCGATCTGCCATTCGGAGCCGCAGCGCTTTGCCCTGCTCTACACCCTGCTGTGGAAATTGAAGGCCAATCGCCGGGCGCTTGAGGATCGCGCCGACCCTCTTGTCGACCGGCTCGAGAAGCTCGCCAAGGAAGTGCGGCGTGACGCGCACAAGATGCACGCCTTCGTCCGCTTCCGCGAGGTGGCGGAGGATGGCACCACGCGCTTCGTCGCCTTCTTCGAGCCCGACCATCATATCGTCCGGCGCGAGGCGGGCTTCTTCGTCCGCCGCTTCGCCACCATGCGCTGGTCGATCCTCACGCCCGAGCTGTCGATCCACTGGGATCCGGCGAGCGAGATCCTGAGCGAGGGACCCGGCGCCAACCGCTCGCAGGCGCCCGACGGCGATCCGCTCGAGGACATGTGGCGGACCTATTATTCGAGCATCTTCAACCCGGCGCGCCTCAAGGTGAAGGCGATGCTCAAGGAGATGCCCAAGAAATATTGGAAGAACATGCCCGAGACGGCGCTGGTCGCGCCGCTGATCGCGGGCGCTCGGGCACGGGAGCTGGAGATGATCGAACGCGCACAGGCGGCCCCGCGACCCGGTGGCAACCTCGAAGCGGCCTGGGCCGCGCTGCGCGAGGAGGCGATGCACTGCACCCGCTGCGACCTGTTCCGCTGCGGCACCCAGACGGTGTTCGGCGAGGGCCCGCTCGACCCGCGCATCTTCTTCGTTGGAGAGCAGCCGGGCGATCAGGAGGATCTCGCCGGACGGCCGTTCGTGGGCCCGGCCGGGCAATTGTTCGACGCGGCACTGGAGAAGGCGGGGATCGACCGCTCGACCACCTACGTCACCAATGCGGTCAAGCATTTCAAGTTCGTGCTGCGCGGCAAGAAGCGCATCCATGCGCGCCCCGACACCGCCGAGATCGACGCCTGCAAATGGTGGCAGGAGCAGGAGCGCGCGCTGATCCGGCCGCCGCTGACCGTCGCGCTCGGAGCCACCGCTGCCCGCTCGCTGACCGGCAAGACGGTGACCATCAGCAAGGTGCGCGACGCACCCCTGCTGCTGGCCGATGGCAGCGAATGCTGGGTGACGGTGCACCCGAGCTTCCTGCTCCGCATTCCCGAAGAGGATCGCCGGCAGGAGGAGCGCGCACGCTTCGTCGAGGATCTGCAACGGATCCGGGCGCGGAGCGAGGAACTGGCGGGCTAGCCGCCGCTCCTCCGCGGGGGAGGAGCGATCAGAACTCCGCCTTGAGGCTCAGCCGCGCTGTGCGCGGAGCGCCGGGAGCGATGTTGTTGTCGTTGTGCGCGGTCGGGAAATAGTCGCGGTTGGTGAGGTTCTCGACGTTGAGCTGCGCCTCAATGCCGGGGGCGAGCTTGTAGAAAAGCGCGCCGTCGATGCGGGCGTAGCCGGGTAGCACGGTCGCGGTGCTAACCGCGCCGGTGCCGCCGAGCGAAGCGGTGCTCTTCGAGCGGGCGAGCAGGCCGAGGCCGGCGGCGAGCGGCTTGCTGAACTGATACTTGGACCAGAGCGAGAAGCTGTGTCGCGGCACCAGGGGAACCTTGCGCCCGGCGGGCGCCGAGGCGGTGGTGCGGAGGATCTCGCTGTCCTGCAGCGCATAGCCGGCCGAGACCTGGAGGCGCGAGGCGATGCTCCGCTCGAGGCCGAGCTCGAGCCCGCGGGTGCGGGTCGCGCCGGTCAGCAGCGGCGGAAGCCCGACGACAGGGTTGGGCGACTGGGTATTGCTGCGGTCGAGCTGGTAGAGCGCGGCGGTGGCGAGGAGGCCATCGAGCAGCTCCCACTTGGCGCCGACCTCCATATTGTCGAACCGCTCGGGCTTCAGCGCCTCGCTTGTCTGCGTCAGGCCCGAGAACTGGTCACCCGACTGCGGCAGGAACGAGCGCGAGAAGCTGGTGTAGAGCGACAGGTCGCGGCGCGGCTTGAGGACGAGCCCGACCCGCGGGGAGACCAGGCGGTCGGTGCGGCCAAAGGTCGGAACGGTGGTCCTCTCGTCGGTGACGCGCAGCTTGAAGCGATCGTAGCGCAGGCCGGCGACCAGCTCGATCCAGTCGGCAGGACGAAGCTGGGTCTGGACATAGCCGGCGGCGACGGTGGCACGGGTCCGGTTGTCGGCGTCGGTGGCCGAGCGGAAGAAGTCGATCCGGCGCTCGACCGTCGTGTCGGCCAGGCTGACCCGGCCGAGGCTTGCGTCGACCGCGCCGAGGTCATTGAGGAAGCGCCCGCTCAGCCGCTGGTTACGGCTCTTCTGGCGGCCGAGCTCGACCCCGACGAGCCAAGTCTGGTCGATCCCTGCGATGCGGCCGTCCCACACGAGGTCGGTCTGGCTGATGAGGTTCCGGCGATCGTTGCGGCTGTTGTAGGCGCCGATCGCGACCGTTCCGCTATTCGCGTTCGAGCTCGGGAAGACGTTGACATAGTACTTGTCGTAGTCGGCCAACTGGGTGCGGTGGCGGAGCAGCAGCGCTTCGCCGAACTTCTGCTCGACCGCGAGCGTGGCGATCTGGACGTCGGCGTCGGAGACGCTGTTCGACGGATCGCCGAAGAAGTCGCGGTCGTAGCCCTTGATCGGGCGCCCGTTCAGCGAGGGCACGCCGCGGTCGGTGGTCCGGCGGTCGTGGAAATATTCGTAGGACAGGTCGACCCGTGTGTCGGCGCCGGGCTGCCAGCCGATCGTCGGGTTGATGCCGTAGCGCTTGAGGTCGACGTCGCGGCGGAAGCTGTCGCCCTTCTCGTAGACACCGTTGACCCGGAGCCCGAGCGCGCCGGTGAGGCGCAGGCTGTCGTCGGCGGTGAGGCGCGTACCGCCCTCGCTGTCATGGCTGAGGATGAATTGCTGGCTGTCCTTGACGCCGGCGCGCTTGGTGACGCGGTTGATGATCCCGCCGCCGCCCCCACGGCCGAAGATCATCGCATTGGGGCCCTTGAGCACCTCGACACGGTCGAGATTGTAGAAGTCGCGGAAATATTGCGCGTCGTCGCGGATCCCGTCGACGAAGAAGTCGGCGGTGGTGTTGTTGCCGCGCAGAGTCAGCTGGTCGCGATTGGCCTCGCCGGTGCCCGGGGTCGCGCCGGGGACGAACAGCAGGAGGTCGGCGACCGAGCGCAGCGACTGGTCCTCGATCTGCGCTTCCGACACGACCGAGATCGCCTGCGGAATGTCGCGCACCAGCGTGTTGGTCCTGGTACCGGTGACGGTCGATTTCACCCCATATTCGTCGCGCTTGCCGGTGACGGTGACCACTTGCGCGGCCTGCTCCTCGGCGGTGGTCGCGGTGCCGATTGCGACGACTTCCGCGGCGAGGACCGAGGAAGCGGGCACAACGAGGAGGGTGGCGCCAGCAAGGGCGCGAGCAACGGTACGCAAGGCAGAAAGCCCCTTCGAGTCAGGATCGTTTCGGTCCGATCCTGCTAAAGCTAATGCGAGTTATTCGCAAGAAGAGGTCGCTGACTGATGGAAAGGTTCATCAGCCAGCCTTGTTCAATCGAATGAATCGATGATCTACTCGGCTGCGAGCAGCTCCTCGGCGCCGCCGAGGTCGACCGAGACGATCCGGCTGACGCCCTTTTCGACCATCGTCACACCATAGAGGCGATGCATCCGGCTCATGGTCACCGCATTGTGGGTGACGATGAGGTAGCGGGTGTCGGTTTCGGCGGTCATCCGCACAAGGAGGTCGCAGAAGCGCTCCACGTTGGCGTCGTCGAGCGGGGCGTCGACTTCGTCGAGCACGCAGATCGGCGAAGGCTTGGTCAGGAACAGCGCGAAGATGAGCGCGACCGCGGTCAGCGCCTGCTCGCCGCCCGAGAGGAGCGACAGGGCGCTGAGCCGCTTACCGGGCGGCTGCGCCATGATCTCGAGACCCGCCTCGAGCGGATCGTCGCTGTCGATCAGCGCGAGGTGCGCCTGGCCGCCGTCGAACAGGGTGGTGAAAAGGCTCCGGAAGTGGCGGTCGACCTGCTCGAAGGCGTCGAGCAGGCGGAGCCGGCCCTCGCGATTGAGGCTTCCGATCGAGCCGCGCAGGCGATGAATCGCCTGGGTCAGCTCATCGCGCTCGGCGGCGCCCTGGGTGCGGGCCTCATCGAGCTCGGCGAGCTCCTGCTCGGCGACGAGGTTGACCGGCCCGATCCGCTCGCGCTCGGCGGTCAGGCGTTCGAGCGACTGGCTTTCCTCGACCGAGTCGGCGAGGTCGTCGGGCGCGAAGCCTAGCTTTCCGGGAAGCAGCGGCGGGGGGCATTCGAACTTCTCGCCGCAGACCCGGCCATATTCGATCCGCCGCAGGGCCTGCGCCTCGGCCCGGGTTGCCGCGGCGGCGCGCCGCTCACGAGCCAGAGCCATCGCCTCGTTGGCCTGGGCGAGCGCCTTGCCGACGTCGGCGAGCGCGGCCTCGGCCTCGCGCTCGGCGGCAAGCGCCGCGCCGATCGCCGCGCTCGAACCCTGCAGCTCCTGCTCGTGGGCGGCGACCTGTGCGGCGAGCCGCTCGGGTTCGCCCGCGAGCGCCGTGGCCTCGCTTGCCAGCTCCTCGGCGCGGCGCTCAGCGCCGGCGATCCGCTGCATCGCCGTGCGGGAGCGCTCGTCCCACGCCGACTGCTCGCGGGCAGCGGCAAGCTGGCGGTCACGATCGCTGGCAGCGGAGCGCGCGGCAGTTGCGAGTTCGGCGCGGTGATCGGCGACCGAGCGACCGCGCTCGGCGGCAATCGCGCGGGCGTCGGCGAGTTCGCCGGCAAGCGCGTCCTGCGCGGGCAGCGCGGCAAGCACCGCCTCGGCCTGCGCGACCGAGTTCGCCGAGGCGTCGAGCACGGGGGCGAGCTCCTCGCGGCGCTGGCGAAGTGAAGCACGCTGTTCCTCGTGCCGCTCGAGCGCGGCGGCGGCGGCGTCCTCGTCGCGGCGGGCCTGGCGAGCGGTGTTTTCCGCGGCGAGCAGCTCGGCCCGGGCCCGGTCGGCGGCCGTGGCGACGGCGGTCACCCTGGCAAGCGCCTCCTCGCGCTCGCGGGTGGCCGCATCGAATCGCCCACGAAGTTCAGGGAGCCTGTCGTCGAGCGCGGCGAGGCGATTGGCGCGCTCGAGCCGCTCGGCCGCGGCGGCGCCGCTTCCGCTGCTGACGAATCCGTCCCAGCGGCGAAGCCGGCCGTCGCGGGTCACCAGCCGCTGCCCCGCGGCGAGCGGCTGTCCGTCGTCGGCGTCGGCGACCCCGACCTGGGCGAGGCGGCGGGCAAGCTCGGGTGGCGCGGTGACCAGGGTTGCGAGGGGGACAAGACCGTCGGCCAGCGGGGGATCGTAGGGCGAGGGCTCGACCCCCGCCCAGCCGCGCTCGCCCGCGCTTCCGACCGGGGCGCCGAGATCGTCGCCGAGCGCGGCGGCCAAGGCCTTCTCGTAGCCCGACGCGACCGTGATGCTGGCAAGGACGCCCGAGCCCTTGCCTTGGCTGAGCGCACGGCGAAGCGCCTCGGCCTCGCTGGTCGCAGCGGCATGGGCGGCGCGGGCTTCGGCGAGCGCGGCCTCGGCAAGGTTGCGTGCCTCGGCGGCCTTCCCGCGCTCCTGCTCGGCGGCGGCGATCGCCTGCTCGGCGCTGGCCGCCTTGGCGGAAGCCTCGGCCGCGCGCGCCGCGGCCTGGTCACGGCGGGCGGAGTGGTCGGCACCGTCGCCGAGGCGGCCCAGCTGGTCCTCGAGCCGGCGAGCCTCGTCGGCGAGCCGTGCCGCATGGCTGCGCGCCGCATTGAGCGCGGCGAGCGCGACCTGCCGCTCGGCGCGGAGTGCGGCTTCGCGGGTCAGGAGACCGGCGAGCGCCGCCTCGGCCGCCCGAGCCTGTTCCTCGGCGCCGCGCAACTGGTCGGTCAGTCGCGCCTGGTGATCGGTAGAGTCGGCAAGTCGCGCCGCGATGGCCTCTTGTTCGGCAGCGAGGGCGGCCATCGCCTGGGTCGCGTCGGCGGACAGCGCCTGCTCGCGCGTGCGCTCGGCGTCGAGCTGCCCGGCGCTGCGCTCGAGCTCGACCAGACGGTGGCGGGCGGTGTCGAGCGCGGCGCGGGTGGTGGCGAGCTTGTGGGCGAGCTCCTGCCCTTCCTCGCGGGCGCGGGTCGCCGCCTGCCGCCGCTCCGCGACCAGCCCGGCGGCGACCTGCTGCGCGGCCTGGGCGCGCCCGAGTCCGGCGGTCAGCGCCTCCACTTCGCGAGCGGCGCGATCGGCTTCGACCCCGGCCTCGCGGGCGGCGGCATCGGCCTCGGCCCAGCGGCGGTAGATCAGCCGGCCCTCGCTCAACCGGATCCGGTCGGTCAGCGCCCGATAGCGCTCCGCGGCGCGGGCCTGGCGACGGAGCGCGGCGGCGCGGATTTCCTGGTCGCCGAGCAATTCGTCGAGCCGCTGGAGGTTGGTCTCGGTCGCGCGGAGCTTCTGCTCGGCATCCTTGCGGCGGACGTGGAGGCCGGCAATCCCGGCCGCTTCCTCGAGCATCGCCCTTCGCTCTGCGGGCTTGGCCGAGATGAGCGCGCCGATCCGGTTCTGGCTGACCAGAGCGGGAGAGTGGGCGCCGGTCGCCGCGTCGGCGAACAGCAGGGCGACGTCCTTCTGGCGAACGTCGCGGCCGTCGATCCGGTAGGCAGAACCGGCGCCGCGCTCGATCCGGCGGGTGACCTCGCTCTCGCCGTCAGCCGAGCTTTCGACCAAGAGCGAGACCTCGGCGAAATCGCGCGGCGGGCGCTGCGCGGTGCCGGCGAAGATCACGTCCTCCATCCCGCCGCCGCGAAGCGACTTGGGACTGCCCTCGCCCATCACCCAGCGGAGCGCCTCGAGCAGGTTCGACTTGCCGCAGCCATTGGGCCCAACGACGCCCGTCAGCCCCGGCTCGATCCGAAGATCGGCCGGTTCGACGAAGCTCTTGAAGCCGGTCAGCTTGAGGCGGCGAAACCGCACCGTCTGGTCACTCCCCCCGGGTGTGGACGGCGCCCTGGGGATCAGAGCGCCTTCTTGATGCCGGCTTCGAGCTGCTGCCAGGTCGGCGTTCCCACCTTGATGTCGACCACGTCGCCGTTGACAAGGAAGGTCGGAGTGCCGGGAATGTCATATTGCGTGCTGGCATCGCTCAGCATCTGCACCAGCCGGTCGATCTCGGCCTGGTTGGCGAGGCACTGGCTGGTCTTGCCGGACGGCAGGCCCCGCTGAGCGGCCCATTCCTGAAGCCCGCTGAGCTGCGCCATCTGCTGGAACTGCTGCCCGGGCGGGAGAGTCTGGAGCGCCTGCAGGCGATCCTGCGGCGCCGACTGGAGCTTCTCGAAGACGGTCTTCTGGTCGGCGAAAAGCGCGTTCGTCAGCGTGAAGAACTGCGGGGTGGCGCCGGCGCAGCGGGTGATCAGCGACGCCGTCATGTCGAGCGGGTCACGCACATAGTTGCGGAATTCGAAGCTGACATTGCCGTTCTTCACATATTGCTCGACGAGGCTGGGCTCACCCTCGCGCGAGAAGTCGGCGCAGTGCGAGCAGGTCATCGAGGCGAACTCGACCACCTTCACCTTGGCCTGCGGATTGCCCATCAGCATCCCGCCCTCGGTGGTCTGGGTGACGAGCTTGGTCCAGTCGCCGTTGGGTGCCTGCACCGGCGCGGCGGCGGGATTGTCGTTCTGGGCAGTCGGCTCCTGCTTGCAGGCCGAAGCACCGAGCGCGAGCGCGCTGACAGCCAATCCCAACATCAACTTGTTCATAGGTCCTGGTCACTCCGTTTGGGCGATGGTTTGAGCTTGAATGGGGCGGCGACGATCCGCGGCGGCCCGGCATTGGCGGCGATCGCGCCGGCCATGTTCTCGAGCACGGTCCGCAGTTCGGGATCGGCAATCTCGCGCAGGCCGTCGCCGAGCTCGCGCGGGACTGGCGCGGGCTGCGGGCGTGGTGGTCGCGGCGCGGGCCGGAGCGCGGCGCCGTGGCGGAAGACGACCTTCTCGACCGCGGCATAGCCGAAGAAGCGATTGACCCGCTCGATGATCATCGGCCCGAGATGCTGGAGCAAAGGCGCGTGGGCTCCCTCGACCGCGAGGGTCAGGGTCCCGCCGCCCTTCTTGCCGGCCGGAAAGCGGATCGATTCGGGGGTGGAGACCCTGGCGTAACGCTCGCCGACGATCTCCTGCCAGCGCGAGACCACTGCGCCCTGGATGAAGCCGAAGCGCTTGAAGGCGAGCCCGCCGATGTCGAGCGCCAGTTCGCCCGCCGCGCGGGCGCGGTTCTGGCGGGGCGCGTCGGCTGGTTCGGGCTTTTTCTTCGACATGTTCGCCTGCCATGCCATAGGCGGCGCATGGACGCCACCGCAGCCGCGCTGCTGCTCGACCATTATGATTCCGCTCGCCGCGACCTTCCCTGGCGGAGCGATTCGCCGGACCCCTACAGGGTGTGGCTGAGCGAAGTCATGCTCCAGCAGACCACCGTCGCCACCGTCACTCCGCGCTTCCTTCGCTTCGTCGAACGGTGGCCGACGGTCGAGGCGCTGGCGGCGGCGAGCGACGAGGAGATCCTCGGCGAGTGGGCCGGGCTCGGCTATTATGCACGGGCGCGCAATCTCATCGCCTGTGCCCGCAAGGTCGCCGCAGACGGCGGCTTTCCCGTCACGGAGGCTGGTCTCCGCGCACTTCCGGGGCTTGGCGCCTACACCGCGGCGGCGGTCGCGGCGATCGCCTTCGGCCAGCCGGCGGTACCGATCGACACCAATGTCGAGCGGGTGATCGCCCGCTTCTACGGCCTCACGGAGCGGAGCGCAGTGCCGGCGGCGGCCAGGGCCTTCTTCCCGGGGGCACGCAACGGCGACGTGGCGCAGGCGCTGATGGATCTCGGCGCGACCCTCTGTCGGCCAAGGGCGCCCGCCTGCCCCGCGTGCCCGCTTTGGAAGCACTGCCAAGCCGCGGCGAGCGGCACCCCCGAGGCCTTTCCCGCGCCCAAGGTTCGCAAGGCCCGCCCGCACCGCTTCGGAATCGCCTGGTGGGTGCGGAAGGATGATCACGTCTGGCTCGTCCGCCGCGCACAGCAGGGCTTGCTCGGCGGAATGGCCGCGCTGCCCGGGCCCGAGTGGCAGGATGAGCGGCCCTCGGCCAACGCGATCGCCATCCACCGCCACGGCTTCACTCATTTCACGCTCGATCTTCTGGTCGTGCCCGCAGCCGAACCGCCCGACGGCGAGGGCTGGTGGCAACCACTGCAAGGGATCGCCGACGCCGGCCTCCCGACCCTCTATGCGCGGGCGATCAAGGCCGCGCTGACCGCCGAACGGGAGCCGCGACTTGCCGCCTGACATCTTCTTCGCCGGGCCCGGGCTCGACCGTGCCGATCAGCTGCGGGGCGCGCCCGAGCGCCTTGCGGAGCTCGCCGAAGCGACGGGCGCGAGGGAGCTCATCTGGGAGCATGGCCTTCCGGCGCTCGACCCCGACGGAGCGCTGCGCTGGGGACCGCTTCGCGACCCGGCGCTATTCCTCGGGATCGACGGCGACACGCCCTGCTTCTCGCCAGTGGGTGCCGAAGGCGGCGACCTTCGCGCGCAGTTCGGCGCGCTGGCCCACCTGACGGCGGCCGACGCGCCGGTCTTCGCCGCCGCGACCAGCCTTTCGAGCTGGCACCGGCGGCACCGCTTCTGCGCCAACTGCGGCAGTTCGAGCGAGATCGTCCGCGGCGGTTGGTCGCGGCGCTGCGGCGCCTGCCAGGCGGAGCATTTTCCGCGGGTCGATCCGGTGGTGATCATGCTTGCCGAGCATGACGGGCGAGTGCTGCTCGGCCGGCAGCCGCGCTTTCCACCGCAGCGCTATTCGGCTCTGGCGGGTTTCGTCGAGGTCGGCGAAGCGCTCGAGGATGCCGTCGCGCGGGAGCTGTTCGAGGAGGCGGGGGTGCGCGTCGACGACGTCCGCTATGTCGCGAGCCAGCCGTGGCCCTTTCCTTCGTCGCTGATGATCGCCTGCACCGCGAAGGCGCGAGACGACGCGCTGACGATCGACACGACCGAGCTCGAGGATGCGCGCTGGTTTACCCGCGCCGAGGTCGCCGCGGCGATGGCGGGCGAGATCGACCCGGCCTTCGTCGCGCCGCCTCCTTTTGCCATCGCGCACAGCCTGCTTGCCCACTGGTTGGCCGCTTGAAGAACTCAAGGGGCCCGCTTAAAGAGCGCGGGCATTTTCTCATCCATCGGACGCGCTAGAACCATCATGCAGGACAATAACAACACGGTCGCCGGCTGGGTGCTGTTCGCCGGAATCGTCGCGCTGGGCAGCAGCCTGGTCGCCGGCACCTACTTCCACGGCGAGCGTCCGGAGAAGATGGGCTATCCGATCGAGGGCGTGGTCGAGGAAGGCGGCAGCGGCGAGGCCGAGCAGCCGATCGAATTCTATCTCGCCAGCGCCGACGCGGCCAAGGGCGCGGACGTGTTCAAGAAGTGCCAGGCCTGCCACAATGCCGAGAAGGGCGGAGCGAACGCGCTAGGCCCGAACCTCTACGGCGCCTTCGGCAAGCCGCACGGCCACGTCCCGGGCTTCGCTTATTCGGATGCCCTGAAGGGAGTTCCGGGCGTGTGGGACTGGAAGAGCATGAGCGAGTGGCTCGCCAATCCGAAGAAGTATGCGCCGGGCACCAAGATGACCTTCGCGGGCCTCAGCAACCCCGAGGACCGGGCCAATGTCATGGCCTATCTCAACAGCAAGAGCGACGCGCCGATGCCGCTTCCGGCCGCGCCCGTCGCCTCGACCCCGGGCGCTGCCGGCGACAAGGCCGCCTCCGAGGCCGACGATGCCGGCGCGCAGAAGGCCGAGAACGAGCCGGTGCTGACCGAGCAGGACGCGCAGAAGGGCGGAATCGCCAACATCCGCGGCGAGGGTGCCCCCAAGGTCACCGCGCCGGGCACCACCGCGACGCCGGCGCCCAAGCAGTAGGCAGAATTCCCCGCCCAGGCGCTCAATGCGCCTGGCGGGGGCTTTCCATCAACTCGGTGAGCACTCCGCCCGTGTCCTTCGGATGAAGGAAGAAGATCGGCGTGCCGTGCGCCCCGATCCTTGTGGCTCCGAGGATGCGCACGCCGGCGCCCTCGAAATGCGCCCGCGCCTCGGCGATGTCGTGCACCTCGAAGCAGACATGATGCTGTCCGCCCTGCGGGTTCTTCTCGAGGAACTTCGCGACCGGGCTGTCGGGACCGAGCGGTTCGATCAGCTCGACCTGGCTGTTGGGCGCATCGACGAAGCACACCCGCACGCCTTGGGCAGGAAGGTCGAACGGCGGCGAGCTGGGCTCGACACCGTAGAGGGTACGGTACATGTCGAGACTACGCTCGATCGACGGGGTGGCGACCCCGACATGGTTCAGGCGTCCGAGTTTCATCGAGATCCTACTTCAGCGCTGCAATGGTCGATACGATCAGGGCGGCAAGGCTGAGCCCCAACCAGACGAACTTGAGTGCGATCAGCAGCTGCGCCTTGCCCGGCTCAAGCTCCCGGTCCGCGACGAACGCCGATTCCTGAACCGTCTGGGCTGACAAGGCATTGACCACGCCGCGGGCGAAGGCGACCGACGACAGAAGGAAGATCAGTGGCGGCAACCACTTGTCGAGTTCAAAGTGGGATGTTGTCATGCTTCTTCCACGGGTTCTCGAGGCTCTTGTCCTTGAGCTTCCGCAAGCCAAGCGCGACCTTCCGGCGGGTTTCGCGGGGCTGGATGACGTCGTCGATGAAGCCCATGCTCGCCGCCACGAACGGGTTGGCGAAGCGCGCCTCATATTCCTGCGTGCGC
It contains:
- a CDS encoding putative DNA modification/repair radical SAM protein — translated: MAQLDTREKLGILADAAKYDASCASSGTSKRNSVGGKGIGSTEGMGICHAYAPDGRCISLLKILLTNSCIFDCHYCINRKSSNVRRARFTAQEVVNLTLAFYKRNYIEGLFLSSGIIASSNYTMEQLVEVARSLREDHDFRGYIHLKTIPDADPELVQKAGLYADRVSINVELPTAPGLKRLAPEKSVGQIEGAMAGMKGAIEDGRDAKKKYKSAPSFAPAGQSTQMIVGADAATDSDIVAKASTLYDRFSLRRVYYSAFSPIPDASAVLPLQRPPLMREHRLYQSDWLMRFYGFKPDEVVSAAGDDGMLPLDIDPKLAWALKFREYFPVDVNKATKEQLLRVPGLGTKAVSRILSSRRFRTFTLDDVARLTVSVAKIRPFIVTSDWRPTLLTDKADLKRWIKPEKSQMELFAA
- a CDS encoding UdgX family uracil-DNA binding protein (This protein belongs to the uracil DNA glycosylase superfamily, members of which act in excision repair of DNA. However, it belongs more specifically to UdgX branch, whose founding member was found to bind uracil in DNA (where it does not belong), without cleaving it, appears to promote DNA repair by a pathway involving RecA, rather than base excision.), translated to MSDANGRCGNPADLFDRRHGVSGSAGVLLPDGPQIDPLKITLDQPDDFDGWREAARELVMAGVPPMGVVWQVAGEDGELFGSEGAAPPSSGQPMFSVPKPFIDMAKAAICHSEPQRFALLYTLLWKLKANRRALEDRADPLVDRLEKLAKEVRRDAHKMHAFVRFREVAEDGTTRFVAFFEPDHHIVRREAGFFVRRFATMRWSILTPELSIHWDPASEILSEGPGANRSQAPDGDPLEDMWRTYYSSIFNPARLKVKAMLKEMPKKYWKNMPETALVAPLIAGARARELEMIERAQAAPRPGGNLEAAWAALREEAMHCTRCDLFRCGTQTVFGEGPLDPRIFFVGEQPGDQEDLAGRPFVGPAGQLFDAALEKAGIDRSTTYVTNAVKHFKFVLRGKKRIHARPDTAEIDACKWWQEQERALIRPPLTVALGATAARSLTGKTVTISKVRDAPLLLADGSECWVTVHPSFLLRIPEEDRRQEERARFVEDLQRIRARSEELAG
- a CDS encoding TonB-dependent siderophore receptor, translated to MRTVARALAGATLLVVPASSVLAAEVVAIGTATTAEEQAAQVVTVTGKRDEYGVKSTVTGTRTNTLVRDIPQAISVVSEAQIEDQSLRSVADLLLFVPGATPGTGEANRDQLTLRGNNTTADFFVDGIRDDAQYFRDFYNLDRVEVLKGPNAMIFGRGGGGGIINRVTKRAGVKDSQQFILSHDSEGGTRLTADDSLRLTGALGLRVNGVYEKGDSFRRDVDLKRYGINPTIGWQPGADTRVDLSYEYFHDRRTTDRGVPSLNGRPIKGYDRDFFGDPSNSVSDADVQIATLAVEQKFGEALLLRHRTQLADYDKYYVNVFPSSNANSGTVAIGAYNSRNDRRNLISQTDLVWDGRIAGIDQTWLVGVELGRQKSRNQRLSGRFLNDLGAVDASLGRVSLADTTVERRIDFFRSATDADNRTRATVAAGYVQTQLRPADWIELVAGLRYDRFKLRVTDERTTVPTFGRTDRLVSPRVGLVLKPRRDLSLYTSFSRSFLPQSGDQFSGLTQTSEALKPERFDNMEVGAKWELLDGLLATAALYQLDRSNTQSPNPVVGLPPLLTGATRTRGLELGLERSIASRLQVSAGYALQDSEILRTTASAPAGRKVPLVPRHSFSLWSKYQFSKPLAAGLGLLARSKSTASLGGTGAVSTATVLPGYARIDGALFYKLAPGIEAQLNVENLTNRDYFPTAHNDNNIAPGAPRTARLSLKAEF